The following are from one region of the Paenalkalicoccus suaedae genome:
- a CDS encoding HD-GYP domain-containing protein, producing MKMISVHRVNEDDRLAKTIYDEDGQPLLKSGVTLTSRLLQRLKDKGISFIYIEEEGTEDIFASDTIDPIKRAKSIKSIKHHFEGITKMTTLQKVVNLDSVSSSFSSIVNTILDDIYGKKEAVSLLSDVICYDSYVFHHSLNVTIYALSLGKELGLGEKDLHKLGMGAILHDVGKVGIPETVLNKQESLTDEEFNMIKEHTTVGFDMIRRSHTMSLLTAHCAYQHHERINGTGYPRQLKGNEIHDFAKIIGIVDVFDAVTSNRVYRGARLPHEGLEMLYSGASTLFDKRMVEVFAHTVAIYPVGLEVTLSDGSVGVVVETNKNMPSRPRVRVLSRLGQPIQPIEIDLADTLNVTITEAESIKHEQV from the coding sequence ATGAAAATGATATCCGTTCATCGTGTGAATGAAGATGACCGCTTAGCGAAAACGATTTACGACGAAGATGGTCAACCTCTTTTAAAGAGCGGAGTAACGCTCACCAGTCGTTTGCTTCAGCGATTAAAGGATAAAGGTATCTCATTTATTTATATTGAAGAAGAGGGGACAGAAGATATTTTTGCTTCTGACACGATCGACCCTATTAAACGAGCGAAGTCAATAAAATCAATTAAGCATCACTTTGAGGGAATTACAAAGATGACGACGTTACAAAAAGTCGTTAATCTAGATTCTGTCTCTTCCTCTTTTTCATCGATCGTGAATACGATCTTAGATGATATTTACGGAAAGAAAGAGGCTGTATCATTGCTGTCCGACGTTATTTGCTATGATTCTTATGTGTTTCATCACTCTTTAAATGTCACGATCTATGCGCTATCTTTAGGCAAGGAGTTAGGACTTGGCGAGAAGGATTTACATAAGCTAGGCATGGGTGCGATTTTGCATGATGTTGGTAAGGTTGGTATCCCTGAGACTGTACTAAATAAGCAGGAATCGTTAACGGATGAAGAATTTAACATGATTAAAGAGCATACAACTGTCGGATTTGATATGATTCGTCGCAGTCATACAATGTCACTTTTAACTGCCCACTGCGCGTATCAGCATCATGAGCGGATAAATGGGACAGGCTATCCAAGACAACTGAAGGGCAACGAGATCCACGATTTTGCAAAGATAATAGGAATTGTTGATGTGTTTGATGCTGTCACTTCAAACCGCGTCTACCGAGGAGCGCGGCTTCCGCACGAAGGGCTAGAAATGCTCTATAGTGGAGCATCGACATTATTTGATAAGCGAATGGTTGAGGTGTTCGCGCACACTGTCGCCATTTATCCAGTTGGTCTTGAAGTTACGCTAAGTGACGGGTCTGTTGGAGTAGTGGTGGAGACGAATAAAAACATGCCTTCACGACCTAGGGTTCGCGTGCTTTCTAGACTAGGGCAACCTATTCAGCCTATCGAAATTGATTTAGCGGACACATTAAATGTAACGATCACAGAAGCAGAATCTATCAAGCATGAGCAAGTTTAA